In one Massilia endophytica genomic region, the following are encoded:
- the mshL gene encoding pilus (MSHA type) biogenesis protein MshL, giving the protein MQKLSKLIGLATLACALAACQTTPRRDTFDKISAEMGDAAAKSTAASPPDAVTNALLPPTTQLASALPKARTVLEERFTVAFNGVGAQQFFNAIAQGTRYTMLVHPEVSGTITANLKEVTLFEALDAVKELYGYDYKVEGTRIYIRPLTMQTKMFKVNYLTSARRGASNLRVTSTTVSDANQNNNGNNQNNNQNNQNNNSNNNGGNNNGNDGNGNGNQQTSRAAAIVQTTSDSDFWRELRLSLEAIVGTKDGRSVVVSPQSGVILVRGMPDELRAVAQYLQATQLAVERQVILEAKILEVELSSSSQNGVNWARFASVQTGHGNASSIGFLQPGAGLAPLPPSGIGSSISNGGSLSGTTGFNMANSAAAAGGLLGLAFQTSNFAALISFLESQGTVHVLSSPRIATLNNQKAVLKVGTDEFFVTGVSTTVTTNATGNGTASPNVTLTPFFSGVVLDVTPQIDDDGHVILHVHPSVSQVSTVNKGVNLGSAGSLNLPLATSVTSEMDSMVRGRNGEVVAIGGLMRQSGTNNRSSVPGTGSLPVLGALFGNKEEVQQKRELVVLIKPTIVDGAESWSNDLMDANRRIKEFDPANATKGRR; this is encoded by the coding sequence ATGCAGAAACTATCGAAACTGATCGGATTGGCCACCTTGGCGTGCGCTCTGGCAGCCTGCCAGACCACGCCGCGCCGGGATACGTTCGATAAGATCAGCGCCGAAATGGGCGACGCGGCCGCCAAGTCTACTGCGGCATCGCCGCCGGACGCGGTCACCAACGCCTTGCTGCCGCCCACCACGCAATTGGCGAGCGCGCTGCCGAAGGCGCGTACCGTGCTGGAGGAGCGCTTTACCGTGGCGTTCAACGGTGTGGGCGCGCAGCAGTTCTTCAACGCCATCGCCCAAGGTACACGCTACACCATGCTCGTGCACCCGGAAGTGAGCGGCACCATCACCGCCAACCTGAAGGAAGTGACGCTGTTCGAGGCCCTGGACGCGGTGAAGGAGTTGTATGGCTACGACTACAAGGTGGAGGGGACGCGCATCTACATCCGCCCGCTCACCATGCAGACCAAGATGTTCAAGGTGAACTACCTGACTTCGGCGCGGCGCGGCGCTTCCAATCTGCGTGTGACGTCGACCACGGTCAGCGATGCCAACCAGAATAACAACGGCAACAACCAGAACAACAACCAGAATAACCAGAACAACAACAGCAACAATAACGGCGGCAACAACAATGGGAACGACGGCAACGGCAATGGCAATCAGCAGACAAGCCGTGCCGCTGCCATCGTCCAGACCACGTCGGACAGCGATTTCTGGCGCGAGCTGCGCCTGTCGCTGGAGGCCATTGTGGGTACGAAGGATGGCCGCAGCGTGGTGGTGAGCCCGCAGTCGGGCGTGATCCTCGTGAGGGGCATGCCGGACGAGCTGCGTGCGGTCGCCCAGTATCTCCAGGCCACCCAGCTGGCCGTGGAGCGCCAGGTGATCCTGGAAGCGAAGATCCTGGAAGTGGAATTGAGCAGCAGCTCGCAGAACGGTGTGAACTGGGCCCGCTTCGCCTCCGTGCAGACCGGCCACGGCAACGCAAGCTCCATCGGTTTCCTGCAGCCGGGCGCAGGCCTTGCGCCACTGCCCCCTAGCGGCATCGGCTCCTCGATTTCCAACGGCGGCTCGCTCTCCGGCACAACGGGCTTCAACATGGCCAATTCGGCAGCCGCGGCGGGCGGCCTGTTGGGGCTCGCCTTCCAGACCAGTAATTTCGCTGCGCTGATCTCCTTCCTGGAATCCCAGGGTACGGTTCATGTGCTGTCCAGCCCGCGCATCGCCACCCTGAACAACCAGAAGGCCGTGCTGAAGGTGGGCACCGACGAATTCTTCGTGACCGGCGTCAGCACCACGGTGACCACGAATGCCACCGGCAACGGCACCGCATCGCCGAACGTGACCCTGACCCCGTTCTTCTCGGGCGTGGTGCTGGACGTGACCCCGCAGATCGACGACGACGGCCACGTCATCCTGCACGTGCACCCCTCCGTGAGCCAGGTGTCCACCGTGAACAAGGGCGTGAACCTGGGCAGCGCCGGCAGCCTGAACCTGCCGCTGGCCACTTCCGTTACGTCGGAGATGGACAGCATGGTGCGCGGCAGGAATGGCGAAGTGGTGGCCATCGGCGGCTTGATGCGCCAGTCGGGCACCAACAACCGTTCCAGCGTGCCGGGTACGGGCAGCCTGCCGGTGCTGGGCGCCCTGTTTGGCAACAAGGAAGAAGTGCAGCAGAAGCGCGAGCTGGTGGTGCTGATCAAGCCCACCATCGTCGATGGCGCGGAAAGCTGGAGCAATGACCTGATGGATGCTAACCGCCGCATCAAGGAATTCGATCCGGCCAACGCCACGAAAGGACGCCGCTGA
- a CDS encoding tetratricopeptide repeat protein yields the protein MSLINKMLQDLDARHGGEAARQGGSPVVRPVASSERFGRPGLAMAAGVGVVVLALGGVLAWRYLFSKPPAAPVPQQPAVLAPATPAPVPQAAVAQQAPQPAAVEALKQEAAKPPRKADAQPARHAVTPAAEQPPRKPATSERPARKAAATEQAPAAAKTQAAEDVGTQQRGETLYRRGLAALQEGRVQEAITTLEQAVLYYPRHDAARQTLIGLLIENQRAEEAMRHLQFGIGLDPRQVNMAMLLARLQLERGGAAVETLQKSLPYAGSNAEYRAFLAGALQHSQRHREAAEQYQAALRLQPQNGVWWMGLGISLAADKRNAEARDAFVHARATGMLTPELQTFVERKLQQLN from the coding sequence ATGAGTCTGATTAACAAAATGCTCCAGGATCTCGACGCCCGTCACGGCGGCGAGGCGGCACGCCAGGGCGGTTCGCCCGTGGTGCGGCCGGTTGCGTCCAGCGAGCGTTTTGGCCGCCCCGGCCTGGCCATGGCGGCTGGCGTGGGCGTGGTGGTGCTGGCCCTGGGAGGCGTGCTGGCATGGCGCTACCTGTTCAGCAAGCCTCCGGCCGCGCCAGTGCCCCAGCAGCCGGCGGTGCTTGCTCCCGCCACGCCTGCACCGGTGCCGCAAGCGGCCGTGGCGCAGCAGGCGCCCCAGCCAGCAGCCGTGGAAGCACTCAAGCAGGAAGCGGCCAAGCCGCCACGGAAGGCTGACGCCCAACCCGCCCGCCACGCGGTGACGCCTGCCGCGGAGCAGCCGCCACGCAAGCCCGCAACGTCCGAGCGCCCGGCGCGCAAGGCGGCAGCCACGGAACAGGCGCCGGCTGCGGCAAAGACTCAGGCAGCCGAGGATGTGGGCACCCAGCAGCGCGGCGAGACCCTGTACCGCCGCGGTCTGGCGGCATTGCAAGAGGGACGCGTGCAGGAGGCGATCACCACCCTGGAACAGGCGGTGCTGTACTACCCGCGCCATGACGCGGCGCGCCAGACCCTGATCGGCCTTCTGATCGAGAACCAGCGGGCGGAGGAGGCCATGCGCCACCTGCAGTTCGGCATCGGCCTCGATCCGCGCCAGGTAAACATGGCGATGCTGCTGGCCCGGCTGCAGCTGGAACGCGGCGGCGCGGCGGTGGAAACGCTGCAGAAATCGCTGCCCTATGCGGGCAGCAACGCGGAATATCGCGCCTTCCTGGCGGGCGCCTTGCAGCACAGCCAGCGCCACCGCGAAGCGGCCGAGCAGTATCAGGCGGCGCTGCGCCTGCAGCCGCAGAACGGCGTGTGGTGGATGGGGCTGGGCATTTCCCTGGCAGCCGACAAGCGCAATGCCGAAGCGCGCGACGCCTTCGTGCACGCCCGCGCAACGGGCATGCTCACGCCAGAACTTCAAACCTTCGTCGAGCGAAAGCTCCAGCAGCTCAATTAA
- a CDS encoding polymer-forming cytoskeletal protein: MKLLALFRTLRSAAFIALLGTVSAALAQSPPAGADYYNIPAELAGAPFYCTASATPKTYNCPSISLGKESVLVLTQDVTINISGSFSAGKELWTTNNGYALNVNVSGSAAIQKAFNVHMNLNAGGSISMAKDATLVGNVYAAGSISIDQNATITGNISAGGDIAIGNGGVIEGDVHAGGNLNVGGSTTIEGNCTYSSTNYTCQPPVASLHHIRLNHTGSGLTCTPSAVTVNACNGTDSNGTCTASTVGVGGNVIAVAGNGSTIATVPFTIPSGSSSVTVSVPVSTPQDVTFGVNGLTVTASNAMTCWNGAAANCSHTYADSDLRFNIPNHTSAQAQSVTIQALKKGSNTQTCVPGFTGARNIKFACSYNNPAVTNTTLAPTVNGASMSSTSAKCDATGRTLALTFDGTGTATATFAYADVGQVTVAATDVQTGITGDDSFVAAPASFTVNTSATTVAAGSPFAFQFTARNAAGNVTPAFGKEATPPTVNLSPVRCTPATVDGGVDGTSTGNPISYSNGVGTTGVLWAETGTANVKVDLPGGALNPGYLGSNLGATGTSTGCHLRSLPHHFDVQITQTRPYWYSDQPVTDIIIMAKEAGGGLTKNYPKGETGNVTLAAWTTAVPSTVVPGTTLTVAPGDVPVATFADGVATVQPKFKFVNDLTAPMAIRVRATGQHAVNSGNTGSDVGITVRRGRLRLSNAFGSASLNLQMKVQAEYWTGQSWLLNADDSTTDVPLTAIALTPSGPSGVVPTGSPITLVNGQGTLTLQKPTSGRGSVDVAINLGDTSTDLSCLSSHPSSTGASRIWLRSRNGSCAATYDRDPSARASFGLSTPESRATIHFREVFN, encoded by the coding sequence ATGAAACTGCTTGCTCTCTTCCGCACTCTCCGCAGTGCGGCCTTCATAGCACTGTTGGGGACAGTCTCCGCCGCTCTTGCCCAGTCGCCTCCCGCAGGGGCGGACTACTACAACATTCCTGCGGAGCTGGCAGGCGCCCCCTTCTATTGCACCGCCTCGGCCACGCCAAAAACCTATAACTGCCCCAGCATCAGCCTCGGTAAGGAGAGCGTCCTGGTTCTGACGCAGGATGTGACGATCAATATTTCCGGGAGCTTCTCGGCAGGTAAGGAACTGTGGACGACGAATAACGGATACGCACTGAATGTGAATGTATCCGGCAGCGCGGCGATTCAGAAGGCCTTCAACGTCCACATGAACCTGAACGCAGGGGGCAGCATTTCCATGGCCAAGGACGCAACCCTGGTCGGCAATGTATATGCGGCCGGCAGCATCAGTATCGACCAGAATGCGACCATTACCGGGAACATCAGCGCAGGGGGCGATATCGCCATCGGAAATGGCGGAGTCATCGAGGGCGATGTGCACGCCGGGGGCAACCTGAACGTCGGCGGCAGTACCACGATCGAAGGTAACTGTACCTACAGCAGCACCAACTACACCTGCCAGCCGCCGGTCGCCAGCCTGCACCACATACGGCTCAACCATACGGGCAGCGGGCTGACCTGTACCCCGTCAGCCGTGACGGTCAACGCTTGTAATGGCACGGACAGCAATGGCACCTGTACCGCAAGCACGGTTGGGGTCGGAGGCAATGTTATTGCTGTAGCGGGAAATGGATCGACAATTGCCACGGTGCCCTTCACTATCCCCAGTGGGTCGAGCTCGGTTACGGTGTCTGTTCCTGTCAGCACACCGCAGGACGTCACCTTTGGGGTCAACGGACTCACGGTCACCGCGAGCAATGCCATGACGTGCTGGAACGGTGCAGCGGCGAACTGCAGCCACACCTACGCCGACTCCGACCTGCGCTTCAACATCCCCAACCACACCTCTGCCCAAGCCCAATCTGTTACGATCCAGGCGCTGAAAAAGGGCAGCAATACCCAAACCTGCGTGCCAGGATTCACCGGAGCGCGCAACATCAAGTTCGCCTGCTCGTACAACAACCCGGCGGTAACCAACACAACGCTTGCGCCGACGGTTAACGGCGCATCGATGAGCAGCACCAGTGCAAAATGCGATGCCACAGGCCGGACGCTGGCTCTCACCTTCGACGGTACCGGCACGGCCACCGCCACGTTCGCGTATGCGGACGTGGGCCAGGTGACGGTGGCCGCCACCGACGTACAGACGGGGATCACCGGCGACGACAGCTTCGTTGCCGCTCCGGCCAGCTTCACTGTCAACACATCCGCAACAACGGTGGCGGCTGGCAGTCCCTTCGCGTTCCAGTTTACGGCAAGGAACGCGGCCGGAAATGTGACGCCTGCCTTTGGCAAGGAAGCCACCCCGCCGACTGTGAATCTCTCCCCCGTCCGCTGCACGCCCGCCACGGTAGACGGCGGCGTGGACGGCACGTCGACGGGAAATCCCATCAGCTACAGCAACGGCGTGGGCACGACCGGCGTGCTCTGGGCTGAGACCGGCACGGCGAATGTAAAGGTCGACCTGCCGGGCGGCGCGCTCAATCCAGGCTACCTGGGCAGCAATCTGGGTGCAACCGGCACCAGCACCGGTTGCCATCTGCGCTCGCTGCCTCATCATTTCGATGTCCAGATCACCCAAACCCGCCCCTACTGGTATTCCGACCAGCCGGTAACGGATATCATAATCATGGCGAAGGAGGCCGGCGGCGGGCTTACAAAGAATTATCCCAAGGGCGAGACCGGCAATGTGACACTCGCTGCATGGACCACAGCGGTTCCATCCACGGTGGTCCCAGGCACGACGCTCACCGTGGCGCCGGGCGACGTGCCAGTGGCCACGTTTGCCGACGGCGTAGCCACCGTCCAGCCCAAGTTCAAGTTCGTTAACGATCTGACGGCGCCGATGGCAATACGGGTCCGCGCAACGGGTCAGCACGCCGTTAACAGCGGCAACACAGGCAGCGACGTGGGGATCACCGTCCGCCGCGGGCGGCTGCGGCTGAGCAATGCGTTCGGCAGCGCGAGCCTCAATCTTCAGATGAAGGTACAGGCGGAGTATTGGACTGGCCAGAGCTGGCTGCTGAATGCCGATGACAGTACAACGGATGTCCCACTGACGGCCATTGCTCTGACACCCAGCGGCCCCTCCGGCGTGGTTCCGACGGGCAGTCCCATAACGCTTGTCAATGGACAAGGCACCCTCACGCTGCAAAAACCCACGAGCGGCCGCGGCTCGGTCGATGTAGCGATCAATCTCGGCGATACGAGCACCGACCTCTCGTGCCTGTCCAGTCACCCCTCATCTACAGGCGCCTCGCGTATCTGGCTGCGTTCACGCAACGGCAGCTGCGCGGCAACGTACGACCGCGACCCTTCCGCGCGCGCCAGCTTTGGCCTCTCAACCCCGGAAAGTCGTGCGACGATCCATTTCCGTGAGGTGTTCAATTGA
- a CDS encoding pyridoxal phosphate-dependent aminotransferase gives MNSPQIPPVTPAIATRLPAVGTTVFTRMSQLAMQHGAVNLGQGFPDFACEPALTQAVSEAMQAGLNQYAPMTGLPQLRQAIAAKIRAVYHHSYDADAEITVTAGATEALTGAILCCVHPGDEVIVVEPAYDSYLPAIELCGGVPVLVQMELGEQGYRLPWDRLAAAVSQRTRLIVINTPHNPTGTVLRAADMENLADIVRGTQILILADEVYEHMVYDGHRHESMSRYPELAGRSFVVSSFGKTYHVTGWKVGYVAAPAALMQEFRKVHQYNVFSVNTPMQAGIASYMQDPGPYLTLPAFYQRKRDLFRAGLENSRFELLPADGTYFQCVRYDAISGMKEAEFAEWLTSEIKVAAIPVSPFYREPRESGIVRFCFAKKDETLALALERLKKI, from the coding sequence ATGAACAGCCCGCAGATTCCGCCCGTTACACCAGCCATCGCCACCCGCCTGCCCGCCGTGGGCACGACCGTGTTCACCCGCATGTCCCAGCTCGCCATGCAGCATGGCGCCGTCAACCTGGGCCAGGGCTTCCCGGACTTCGCCTGCGAACCGGCGCTGACGCAGGCCGTGAGCGAGGCAATGCAGGCTGGCCTGAACCAGTACGCCCCCATGACCGGCCTGCCGCAGCTGCGCCAGGCCATCGCCGCGAAAATCCGCGCCGTTTATCACCACAGCTACGACGCGGACGCCGAGATCACCGTGACGGCGGGCGCCACCGAAGCCCTTACTGGCGCCATCCTGTGCTGCGTGCATCCGGGCGACGAAGTGATTGTGGTGGAACCGGCCTACGACAGCTACCTGCCTGCCATTGAACTGTGCGGAGGCGTGCCGGTGCTGGTGCAGATGGAGCTGGGCGAACAGGGATACCGCCTGCCCTGGGACAGGCTGGCAGCCGCCGTCTCCCAGCGCACCCGCCTCATTGTCATCAATACGCCACACAACCCCACCGGCACGGTGTTGCGGGCAGCCGACATGGAGAATCTGGCGGACATCGTGCGCGGCACGCAGATCCTGATCCTGGCGGACGAAGTCTACGAGCACATGGTGTACGACGGCCACCGCCACGAATCCATGAGCCGCTATCCGGAGCTGGCGGGACGCAGCTTTGTGGTGTCGAGCTTCGGCAAGACCTATCACGTCACCGGGTGGAAGGTGGGCTATGTGGCGGCGCCCGCGGCCCTGATGCAGGAGTTCCGCAAGGTCCACCAGTACAACGTTTTCAGCGTGAACACCCCCATGCAGGCCGGGATCGCGAGCTATATGCAGGATCCGGGGCCCTACCTCACCCTGCCCGCCTTCTACCAGCGCAAGCGCGACCTGTTCCGTGCGGGCCTGGAGAACAGCCGCTTCGAGCTGCTGCCTGCGGATGGCACCTACTTCCAGTGTGTGCGCTACGACGCCATCTCCGGCATGAAGGAAGCGGAGTTCGCGGAGTGGCTGACCAGCGAGATCAAGGTGGCGGCGATTCCCGTATCGCCGTTCTACCGCGAACCGCGTGAATCGGGCATCGTGCGTTTCTGCTTCGCGAAGAAGGACGAAACGCTCGCCCTGGCCCTGGAGCGGCTGAAGAAGATCTAG
- a CDS encoding ExeA family protein has protein sequence MYESHFGLREVPFSITPDTSFFFTSPHSQEALNTLLVAARSGEGFIKITGEVGTGKTLLCRKFIATLGEEYVTAYIPNPYLEPRTLMLALADELELTLAKDVDQHQLLKSITFRLMELAKQGKQVVLCLDEAQAIPLESLEALRLLTNLETEKRKLLQIVLFGQPELNMHLEQDSIRQLAQRITFHYHLGPLNKDDLEYYLAHRLRVAGFTGGRLFGRGAVARLFAASGGIPRLVNILAHKALMLAYGEGKQEVSKRHVAIAAQDTVASRASRLPWLIGGLSLLIAACSVTWALTK, from the coding sequence ATGTACGAGTCGCACTTCGGCCTGCGTGAAGTCCCGTTCAGCATTACGCCTGATACGAGCTTCTTCTTTACGAGTCCCCATTCCCAGGAGGCGCTTAATACGCTCCTGGTGGCGGCGCGCAGCGGCGAAGGCTTCATCAAGATCACCGGCGAAGTCGGCACCGGCAAGACGCTGCTGTGCCGGAAGTTCATCGCCACGCTGGGCGAGGAATACGTCACTGCCTATATCCCGAATCCCTATCTGGAGCCGCGCACGCTGATGCTGGCCCTGGCGGACGAACTCGAACTCACGCTGGCCAAGGACGTGGACCAGCATCAGCTGCTCAAGTCCATCACCTTCCGCCTCATGGAGCTGGCGAAGCAGGGCAAGCAGGTGGTGCTCTGCCTGGACGAGGCGCAGGCCATTCCGCTGGAGAGCCTGGAGGCCCTGCGCCTGCTGACCAATCTCGAAACGGAAAAGCGCAAGCTGCTCCAGATCGTGCTGTTCGGCCAGCCCGAACTGAATATGCATTTGGAGCAGGATTCGATCCGCCAGCTGGCGCAGCGCATCACTTTCCATTACCATCTTGGTCCCCTGAACAAGGACGACCTCGAATACTATCTGGCCCATCGCCTGCGGGTGGCGGGCTTCACGGGCGGGCGCCTGTTCGGCCGCGGCGCCGTGGCGCGCTTGTTTGCGGCGAGCGGCGGCATTCCCCGCCTGGTCAACATCCTGGCGCACAAGGCGCTGATGCTGGCGTACGGGGAGGGCAAGCAGGAGGTCAGCAAGCGCCATGTGGCGATTGCGGCGCAGGATACGGTGGCCAGCCGGGCTTCCCGCCTGCCATGGCTGATCGGGGGATTGAGCCTGCTGATCGCGGCATGCAGTGTGACATGGGCGCTCACTAAATGA
- the pilM gene encoding type IV pilus biogenesis protein PilM, with amino-acid sequence MEIAAFTPAGGGDAAALEKLGRELRASNYRCGTLLAMGDYQVLAVDAPNVPQEELKTAVRWRLKDMLDFHVDDATIDVLNIPVNKNAPSHAHQMFVIAARNAVVQDRQNLFVEAEAGLSVIDIPEMAQRNITKLIESDGRGVAMLSFEADGGLLTVCAGGELYLTRRMDVTLDQLMDPDPSRTAGVHDRITLELQRSLDHFDRQYHYINLSRLVLAPNNAVGLHEYLAQNLYMPVEKLNLADVLDMSASPELLDIEQQRRFFRCLGAALRREEVEL; translated from the coding sequence GTGGAGATTGCCGCCTTTACGCCCGCCGGCGGCGGCGATGCGGCCGCGCTGGAGAAACTGGGCCGCGAGCTCAGGGCATCGAACTATCGCTGCGGTACGCTGCTCGCCATGGGCGACTACCAGGTGCTCGCCGTGGACGCGCCCAATGTGCCGCAGGAAGAACTCAAGACCGCGGTGCGCTGGCGCCTGAAGGACATGCTGGACTTCCATGTGGACGATGCGACCATCGACGTCCTCAATATCCCGGTCAACAAGAATGCGCCTTCGCATGCGCACCAGATGTTCGTAATCGCGGCGCGCAATGCCGTGGTGCAGGACAGGCAGAACCTGTTCGTGGAAGCGGAAGCGGGCTTGTCCGTTATCGACATCCCCGAGATGGCGCAGCGGAATATCACCAAGCTGATCGAGAGCGATGGCCGCGGGGTGGCCATGCTGTCGTTCGAGGCGGATGGCGGCCTGCTGACAGTGTGCGCGGGCGGCGAACTGTATCTGACGCGCCGCATGGATGTGACACTGGACCAGCTCATGGACCCGGATCCTTCACGCACCGCAGGCGTGCACGACCGCATCACGCTCGAACTTCAGCGCTCCCTGGACCATTTCGACCGCCAGTACCACTACATCAATTTGAGCCGGCTGGTGCTGGCGCCAAACAATGCGGTGGGCCTGCATGAGTATCTCGCCCAGAATCTGTACATGCCGGTGGAAAAACTGAACCTGGCCGACGTGCTCGACATGAGCGCAAGCCCCGAGCTGCTGGACATCGAGCAGCAGCGGCGCTTCTTCCGCTGCCTTGGAGCCGCCCTGCGCCGCGAGGAGGTGGAGCTGTGA
- a CDS encoding HD-GYP domain-containing protein codes for MNTHSEAHPSVLHELNAISKRLDKLLAQLRDEENADTDLRGVVRDLHAAVALEPNVALACVFLNQIAGTYAVRHCIETAIVVTMVAGAMRKPLKEMQSLTAAALTMNVGMLREHDSFQRKPGALEPHEMAIVHRHPERSAELLKSAGVTDEEWISCVLMHHENADGSGYPGGKTCDEVTQNARLLNLADRYCARVSSRNYRSSLLPDAALKKLTGDCSHDADPALSDYFHQVLGPFPPGCLVQLENGETGVVAHRDPASGMLEIHCLRDPAGNKVEVAMQRLSGQPGCAIHCALSEDDADLRFSMKQVWGALAAL; via the coding sequence GTGAACACGCATAGCGAGGCGCATCCCTCGGTCCTGCATGAGCTGAATGCCATCAGCAAGCGGCTCGACAAGCTGCTGGCCCAGTTGCGCGACGAAGAGAACGCGGACACGGACCTGCGCGGCGTGGTGCGCGACCTGCACGCCGCCGTGGCGCTGGAGCCCAACGTGGCCCTGGCCTGCGTGTTCCTCAACCAGATCGCGGGCACCTACGCCGTGCGCCACTGCATCGAGACGGCCATTGTAGTCACCATGGTGGCGGGCGCCATGCGCAAGCCGCTCAAAGAAATGCAATCGCTGACGGCGGCGGCGCTCACCATGAACGTAGGCATGCTGCGCGAGCACGACAGCTTCCAGCGCAAGCCCGGCGCACTGGAGCCGCATGAAATGGCCATCGTCCACCGCCACCCCGAGCGCAGCGCCGAACTGCTGAAAAGCGCGGGCGTGACCGACGAAGAATGGATTTCCTGCGTGCTGATGCACCATGAGAACGCGGACGGCAGCGGCTACCCCGGCGGCAAGACCTGCGACGAGGTGACGCAGAACGCCCGCCTGCTCAATCTCGCGGACCGCTACTGTGCCAGGGTTTCATCCCGCAACTACCGCAGCTCCCTGCTGCCGGATGCGGCCCTTAAAAAGCTCACCGGCGATTGCAGCCACGACGCCGATCCCGCGCTCTCCGACTACTTCCACCAAGTGCTGGGCCCCTTCCCGCCCGGCTGCCTCGTGCAGCTGGAGAACGGAGAAACGGGCGTGGTGGCGCACCGCGATCCGGCCAGCGGCATGCTGGAGATTCACTGCCTGCGCGACCCGGCCGGCAACAAGGTGGAAGTGGCCATGCAGCGCCTGAGCGGACAGCCCGGCTGCGCGATCCACTGTGCCCTCTCGGAAGACGATGCCGACCTGCGCTTCAGCATGAAGCAGGTCTGGGGCGCGCTCGCGGCCCTTTAA
- the gspM gene encoding type II secretion system protein GspM — MKEQWLKLAARIDALALRERIMIFAALGCMIVYLVYMTIAEPMMAKQKEASAQIVSQQQKIAELNVQIQERIASASLDPDSAARVRLERLLSEQTSLGTNLRTVQRGLVAPEKMAPLLERILQSHGRLKLMALSSLPVTTVEEAAPLTAAPPKSEAAGQGSPQGAQPAEIAQAVVAAAVQQAGAAGATPASPPAGAAAPAPVPAPKARAMLYRHGVELTLQGSYPDMVSYMEALEHLPVQLFWGRAQLDAENYPDAKLTLTLYTLSLDDKWMKL, encoded by the coding sequence ATGAAGGAGCAATGGCTGAAGCTTGCTGCACGCATCGATGCGCTGGCCTTACGCGAGCGCATCATGATCTTCGCCGCGCTGGGCTGCATGATCGTCTATCTGGTCTATATGACGATTGCGGAGCCGATGATGGCCAAGCAGAAGGAGGCGAGCGCCCAGATTGTGTCGCAGCAGCAGAAGATTGCCGAGCTGAATGTGCAGATTCAGGAAAGGATCGCCAGCGCCTCCCTGGATCCCGATTCGGCCGCCCGCGTACGCCTGGAACGCCTGCTCAGCGAGCAGACGTCGCTCGGCACCAACCTGAGAACAGTGCAGCGGGGGCTGGTGGCGCCTGAGAAAATGGCGCCCTTGCTCGAACGGATCTTGCAGTCGCATGGACGCCTGAAGCTGATGGCCCTGAGCAGCCTGCCCGTGACCACGGTGGAGGAGGCCGCTCCCTTGACTGCCGCTCCGCCGAAGTCGGAAGCCGCAGGTCAGGGCTCGCCGCAAGGGGCGCAGCCTGCCGAAATAGCGCAGGCCGTGGTGGCGGCCGCTGTGCAACAGGCGGGTGCGGCTGGGGCCACCCCGGCCAGCCCCCCGGCGGGCGCCGCAGCGCCTGCACCGGTTCCTGCGCCAAAAGCGCGCGCAATGTTGTACCGTCACGGTGTAGAGCTAACCCTGCAGGGGAGCTATCCCGATATGGTGTCCTACATGGAGGCCCTGGAGCATCTGCCCGTGCAGCTGTTCTGGGGCAGGGCGCAGCTGGATGCGGAAAACTACCCCGATGCCAAACTGACGCTGACGCTCTATACGCTGAGCCTGGACGACAAGTGGATGAAGCTATGA
- a CDS encoding MSHA biogenesis protein MshK, producing the protein MKTFLFSLVLAASAAHAQVQDPTRPPAEAMVAPAGSADAAALPAEPKGPRLESVLVGRGYSGREIAVIDGKIVRRGERFNGAVLVKVTPNTAVLKRGSKEEVLRLFPPMIEGKSAAAKRQ; encoded by the coding sequence ATGAAGACCTTCCTGTTCTCGCTGGTCCTGGCAGCTTCGGCGGCCCATGCGCAGGTGCAGGACCCGACGCGGCCTCCCGCCGAAGCGATGGTGGCGCCCGCCGGAAGCGCCGACGCGGCCGCCCTCCCTGCGGAGCCGAAAGGGCCGAGGCTGGAATCGGTCCTGGTCGGGCGAGGATATTCGGGACGCGAAATCGCCGTTATCGATGGCAAGATCGTGCGGCGCGGGGAGCGCTTCAACGGCGCCGTGCTGGTCAAGGTAACGCCGAATACGGCAGTATTGAAACGGGGGAGCAAGGAGGAGGTGTTGCGCCTTTTCCCGCCCATGATTGAAGGCAAGAGCGCCGCGGCGAAGCGTCAATAA